Proteins encoded by one window of Planktothrix tepida PCC 9214:
- a CDS encoding cysteine hydrolase family protein, translating to MTVNFSHQWQPFALLLIDVQNDFWEPQLQAAFPEFPNNIRRLLNFCRQEELEVIHLREVFEPNGSNWLPRYRLRERAICIRGTSGAEVLDWARELPGEKVFEKYTLDGCQNTQLIDYLQTRGKRFLLTAGLATSVCVLFTAASTAQLGFLTVMISDCCADYPESHAITLKRYLNYLLEVVTLEEIPSCLETWHSQIQQLEAQINSVE from the coding sequence ATGACTGTTAATTTTTCTCATCAATGGCAACCTTTTGCACTACTGCTGATTGATGTTCAAAATGATTTTTGGGAACCTCAACTCCAAGCAGCCTTTCCCGAATTTCCCAACAATATTCGTCGCCTGCTCAACTTTTGTCGCCAAGAAGAACTAGAAGTGATTCATTTACGCGAAGTCTTTGAACCGAATGGCTCTAATTGGCTACCCCGATATCGTTTGAGAGAACGTGCGATTTGCATTCGAGGAACATCCGGTGCTGAGGTATTAGATTGGGCGAGGGAACTTCCAGGGGAAAAAGTCTTTGAAAAATACACTTTAGATGGATGTCAAAATACCCAACTCATTGATTATCTTCAGACAAGAGGCAAACGTTTTTTACTCACCGCCGGATTAGCGACTTCTGTGTGCGTTTTGTTTACCGCCGCTTCAACTGCTCAATTGGGATTTTTAACCGTGATGATTTCTGATTGTTGTGCCGATTATCCAGAATCTCACGCGATTACCCTTAAGCGTTATTTAAACTATTTATTAGAGGTCGTGACCTTGGAAGAAATTCCCTCCTGTTTAGAAACTTGGCACTCTCAAATTCAACAACTGGAGGCTCAAATTAACAGCGTTGAGTAA
- a CDS encoding metallophosphoesterase family protein: MSLNFKFAVVSDLHIALPQTIWDHPNRFHLVEVSIPALELVLEHLGQLDLDFLLLPGDLTQHGERENHQWLSQRLSQLPYPVYVIPGNHDLPVLESQKNLIGFREFPQYYRSFGYQQTQSLDYTQEILPGLQLIGLNSNHFDAQGNQIGCLREEQLEWLEQVLFDVKNQLVFVMIHHNVIEHLPGQATNSLGRRYMLENAPRFLNLLKQAGVQLVFTGHLHVQDIAQWQGIYDITTGSLVSYPHPYRVIHVNTNAQGKPVLKIESHRITAVEDWPDLPLKSREWMGERSFPFMMKLLTNPPLKLTVQEAEKLVPHLRYFWADIANGDAQFNFEVFPPTVRRYFEGFSATDQIDNFAQLILS, from the coding sequence ATGAGCTTAAATTTTAAATTTGCCGTTGTCAGTGATTTGCATATTGCCCTACCCCAGACCATTTGGGATCATCCAAATCGCTTTCATTTAGTTGAAGTGAGTATTCCTGCTTTAGAACTGGTATTAGAGCATCTAGGACAGTTAGATTTAGATTTTCTCCTCTTACCCGGAGACTTAACCCAACATGGAGAACGAGAGAATCATCAATGGTTAAGTCAACGGTTAAGCCAGCTTCCTTACCCAGTTTATGTTATTCCCGGAAATCATGATCTTCCTGTCTTAGAAAGTCAGAAAAATTTAATCGGTTTTAGGGAATTCCCTCAGTATTATCGTTCCTTTGGATATCAACAAACTCAAAGTTTAGATTATACCCAGGAAATTTTACCCGGTTTACAATTAATCGGATTAAATTCTAATCATTTTGATGCCCAGGGTAATCAAATCGGTTGTTTAAGAGAAGAACAGTTAGAGTGGCTAGAACAGGTTTTATTTGATGTCAAAAATCAATTGGTTTTCGTGATGATTCATCATAATGTGATTGAACATTTACCTGGACAAGCGACAAATTCGTTGGGACGACGCTATATGTTAGAAAACGCCCCTCGCTTTTTGAATTTATTAAAACAAGCCGGAGTGCAGTTAGTTTTTACCGGACATTTGCACGTCCAAGATATTGCCCAATGGCAAGGAATTTATGATATTACAACGGGATCATTAGTCAGTTATCCCCATCCCTATCGAGTCATTCATGTCAATACAAATGCTCAAGGGAAACCTGTATTGAAAATAGAATCCCATCGGATTACCGCCGTTGAAGATTGGCCAGATTTACCGTTAAAATCAAGAGAATGGATGGGTGAGCGTTCCTTTCCTTTTATGATGAAATTATTAACGAATCCACCCTTAAAATTAACCGTTCAAGAAGCTGAGAAATTAGTTCCTCATCTCCGCTATTTTTGGGCAGATATTGCTAACGGAGATGCTCAATTTAACTTTGAAGTGTTTCCACCGACTGTTCGCCGTTACTTTGAAGGATTTAGTGCAACGGATCAGATTGATAATTTTGCTCAGTTAATCTTATCCTAA
- a CDS encoding L,D-transpeptidase produces the protein MKTPNSFIKPIVFSHFNSFNPFNYTPIFSLKKFQPLGILATGAILTVMVGLTEGNLAIADEEHNLIARNMMELQQSSERWILIDLSRQRLIAWEGNQPVYAVIVSTGKADTPTRTGVFKIYTKYETTRMTGPDYDVPDVPYTMYYDGGMAIHGAYWHNLFGTPVSHGCTNVAVNHAKWLFEWASVGTPVIVHD, from the coding sequence ATGAAAACCCCAAACTCTTTCATAAAACCCATCGTTTTTTCCCACTTTAACTCCTTCAATCCGTTTAATTATACCCCCATTTTTTCTTTAAAAAAATTCCAGCCTTTAGGAATTTTAGCAACGGGGGCAATTCTAACAGTTATGGTAGGATTAACCGAAGGAAATTTAGCGATCGCCGATGAAGAACACAACTTAATTGCGCGTAATATGATGGAATTACAGCAATCCTCAGAACGCTGGATTTTAATAGATTTATCTCGACAACGGTTAATTGCTTGGGAAGGAAATCAACCCGTTTATGCGGTGATTGTTTCCACCGGAAAAGCGGACACCCCCACCCGTACCGGAGTCTTTAAAATTTATACCAAATATGAAACGACCCGTATGACCGGCCCAGACTACGACGTCCCGGATGTTCCCTACACGATGTACTACGATGGAGGGATGGCAATTCATGGAGCCTATTGGCATAATTTATTTGGGACTCCGGTTTCTCACGGTTGTACCAATGTTGCAGTCAATCATGCCAAATGGTTGTTTGAATGGGCATCGGTCGGAACCCCCGTTATTGTGCATGACTAA
- a CDS encoding bestrophin family protein, with the protein MSTIENNWFQLAIRVKSSVIPAIMPRVILCTTLGILVSIFHIYGFLLPTEALSYLVFPDLVLGLLLVFRTNTAYDRFWEGRKLWGTLVNTVRNFARQIWLMVPEKEVSETDDKIAILKLLVAFAVATKIHLRGEKINSEIEALVSPEQYKKLKTMNHPPLEIAFWIGDYLQNQNKKHHLHIYQLTALYKLLDTMVDVLGACERILKTPIPLAYQIHLQQILLIYCLILPLKVVNNLEAFTGLVVAIISFTLLGIEEIARQIENPFGYDENDLQLDAICQAMLRNIEDLVSLPPSVKTYDPDLKAPLDGDNLITLPE; encoded by the coding sequence ATGTCTACGATTGAAAACAATTGGTTTCAGTTAGCAATTCGTGTTAAAAGCTCTGTCATTCCAGCCATTATGCCCCGTGTAATTTTATGCACAACATTGGGCATTCTAGTTTCTATATTTCATATTTATGGTTTTCTACTCCCTACTGAAGCATTGAGCTATTTAGTTTTTCCAGATTTAGTTCTCGGTTTATTATTAGTTTTTAGAACCAATACGGCTTATGATCGATTTTGGGAAGGTCGGAAACTGTGGGGAACTTTAGTCAATACCGTTAGAAATTTTGCACGTCAAATTTGGTTAATGGTTCCCGAAAAAGAAGTCAGTGAGACTGATGATAAAATTGCGATATTAAAATTATTAGTTGCTTTTGCCGTCGCTACAAAAATTCATCTCAGAGGAGAAAAAATTAATTCTGAAATTGAAGCTTTAGTGTCTCCAGAACAATATAAAAAACTAAAAACCATGAATCATCCCCCTTTGGAAATTGCCTTTTGGATAGGCGATTATTTACAAAATCAAAATAAAAAGCATCATCTGCATATTTATCAATTGACTGCTTTATATAAACTCCTAGATACTATGGTGGATGTTTTAGGAGCTTGTGAACGTATTTTAAAAACTCCGATTCCTTTGGCTTATCAAATTCATCTGCAACAAATTTTATTAATTTATTGTTTAATTTTACCGTTAAAAGTTGTCAATAATTTAGAAGCATTTACAGGGTTAGTGGTGGCAATTATCAGTTTTACCTTACTGGGAATTGAAGAAATAGCCCGCCAAATTGAAAATCCGTTTGGTTATGACGAAAACGATTTACAGCTTGATGCCATTTGTCAAGCCATGTTAAGAAATATTGAGGATTTAGTCTCTCTCCCTCCCAGTGTTAAAACCTATGATCCAGATCTAAAAGCTCCCCTTGATGGAGATAACTTGATCACCCTTCCCGAATAA
- a CDS encoding Crp/Fnr family transcriptional regulator has protein sequence MLTSVERLLFVRGVPIFKELRDDFLVRLASVMDELSFPEEHSIFTEGQEGRALYIVVSGRVRVHIGDRNLAELGKGTCFGEMSLFDAEPRSATVSTLEQCECLVLTQMQLYDAIDETPGIAINIIRLLSRRIRELNQKLNAQTPTPTVEGNKIVELRPSAG, from the coding sequence ATGTTAACCAGCGTTGAACGCCTTTTATTTGTCAGGGGTGTCCCGATTTTTAAAGAATTGCGAGACGATTTTTTAGTACGTCTAGCATCGGTAATGGATGAATTATCCTTCCCCGAAGAACATAGTATTTTTACCGAAGGTCAAGAAGGGCGCGCACTCTATATTGTCGTCTCTGGACGGGTGCGAGTTCATATTGGCGATCGCAATTTAGCCGAGTTAGGAAAAGGAACCTGCTTTGGCGAAATGTCTTTATTTGATGCCGAACCTCGTTCAGCCACTGTGAGCACCTTAGAACAGTGTGAATGTCTGGTGTTAACGCAAATGCAGCTTTATGATGCCATTGATGAAACTCCGGGTATTGCGATTAATATTATTCGCCTCTTATCTCGACGAATTCGAGAACTGAATCAAAAGTTAAATGCTCAAACTCCAACCCCCACTGTAGAAGGAAATAAAATAGTAGAATTGCGACCCTCAGCCGGATAA
- a CDS encoding metallophosphoesterase yields the protein MRIIAIADIHGCSMAWDTLMSMIQLQADDLIITLGDYVDRGPDSNGVLERLITLHRTGQLVALRGNHEILMLEARNSPKQFDAWCKWGGYETLASYPTSQTTTDLENIPPHHWEFLEKSCVDYWETENHFFVHGNVDSQLPLNQQSTQQLLTTKFYSAKPHISGKTMICGHTRQKNGKPLNLGYAICIDTWVYGNGWLTGLEVNSGKIWQANQMSHSRTAWIDEFKPSNSSRRLFTIS from the coding sequence ATGCGAATTATTGCGATTGCGGATATTCACGGTTGTTCAATGGCGTGGGATACTCTCATGTCGATGATTCAACTTCAAGCTGATGATTTAATCATTACCTTAGGGGATTATGTTGATCGAGGGCCCGATTCTAACGGGGTACTCGAACGATTAATCACCCTCCACAGAACCGGACAGTTAGTGGCGTTGCGAGGAAACCATGAAATTTTAATGTTAGAGGCGCGGAATTCTCCTAAACAGTTTGATGCTTGGTGTAAGTGGGGGGGATATGAAACCTTAGCTTCCTATCCAACCAGCCAAACAACAACCGATTTAGAAAATATTCCCCCCCACCATTGGGAATTTCTGGAAAAGAGTTGTGTAGACTATTGGGAAACAGAAAACCATTTTTTTGTTCATGGGAATGTTGACTCCCAACTTCCCTTAAATCAGCAATCTACTCAGCAACTCTTGACAACTAAATTTTATTCGGCTAAACCCCATATTTCAGGAAAAACCATGATTTGTGGTCATACCCGTCAAAAGAATGGTAAACCTCTGAATTTAGGCTATGCCATTTGTATTGATACTTGGGTTTATGGGAATGGTTGGTTAACAGGTTTAGAGGTTAATAGCGGTAAAATTTGGCAAGCTAATCAAATGAGTCACTCTCGAACGGCTTGGATTGATGAATTTAAACCCTCTAATTCCAGTAGAAGATTGTTTACGATTTCATAA
- a CDS encoding bifunctional 4-hydroxy-2-oxoglutarate aldolase/2-dehydro-3-deoxy-phosphogluconate aldolase, producing MTSKIWLSLLKQYRAIAVIRAPKRQLGKQMAQATAAGGMGLIEITWNSDQAPELIAELRSELPDCVIGTGTLFTVEDVKNAIASGAQFLFSPHTNPAMIQAAKQAEIPIIPGALSPTEIITAWQAGASCVKVFPISAVGGVDYLKSIKGPMGNIPLIPTGGVTLNNAVAFIQAGAIAVGLAGDLFPPAVMVEQNWDAIAQKTQILLQQLSEISN from the coding sequence GTGACTTCTAAAATTTGGCTATCTTTGTTAAAACAATATCGAGCGATCGCGGTTATCCGCGCTCCTAAACGGCAACTGGGAAAACAAATGGCACAAGCAACCGCCGCCGGAGGAATGGGGTTAATTGAAATTACTTGGAATAGTGATCAAGCTCCTGAATTAATTGCAGAGTTACGTTCTGAATTACCTGACTGTGTGATTGGAACCGGAACTTTATTCACCGTTGAAGATGTCAAAAATGCGATCGCATCGGGTGCTCAATTTCTATTTTCTCCCCATACTAACCCGGCAATGATTCAAGCCGCAAAACAAGCAGAAATTCCGATCATTCCGGGTGCTTTATCCCCTACAGAAATTATCACAGCCTGGCAAGCAGGAGCCAGTTGTGTGAAAGTATTTCCAATTTCTGCCGTTGGCGGTGTGGATTATCTTAAAAGTATAAAAGGGCCGATGGGAAATATCCCTCTGATTCCCACTGGAGGGGTAACGTTAAACAATGCCGTTGCCTTTATTCAAGCCGGAGCGATCGCGGTAGGACTAGCCGGAGATTTATTTCCCCCTGCTGTAATGGTAGAACAAAATTGGGATGCGATCGCGCAAAAAACCCAAATACTCCTGCAACAGTTATCCGAAATTTCCAATTAA
- a CDS encoding leucine-rich repeat domain-containing protein, whose translation MILIPILSRLFPVGIILTLGLSNCAVISQGFEPVSSSSSPSIPPEVQDFTNLCKNRSNLSSDVAKTIHELLKKLETTDCLQANQTLLNLTELNLSNTYISDLTPLKFLVSLKTLNLNSNQISDLTPLSALTDLTQLHLSANQIVDIRPLSSLTQLTQLDLSVNQISDLTFLSNLTNLTDLALFKNQISDLSPLNTLTQLTRLQLFTNQIANLSPLAKLTRLKELHLDSNPLGDIRALTPLKNLTELHLDSTQIKDIQALSSLTQLDKLYLNSNQISNLSFLENLTQLTELYIKSNKIITIPSLESLTNLKILALNANQISSLNFLATLTQLNKLYLTSNNIQDISPLSNLTNLQELYLNDNQISNLTPLSSLKNLVVLDLSQNQISELKPLSPLRNLTQLNISSNQIKSLDPLASLTNLTDLNANQNQIIDIKSISSLKALKTLDLSQNQINSLNSLSSLKNLHTVSLQKNKISEVKSLSGLNQLKELNLIGNPLSKKECPVSPESICLF comes from the coding sequence ATGATCTTAATCCCTATTTTATCGAGGTTATTCCCTGTAGGAATTATACTGACCTTGGGATTATCCAATTGTGCTGTGATTTCTCAAGGGTTTGAACCCGTTTCCTCTAGTTCTTCTCCCTCAATACCCCCTGAAGTTCAAGATTTCACAAATTTATGTAAAAATCGCTCTAATCTTTCCTCAGACGTTGCAAAAACTATTCATGAATTATTAAAAAAATTAGAGACTACCGATTGTTTACAAGCGAATCAAACTTTATTAAATCTGACCGAACTCAATCTCAGTAATACCTATATTTCTGACCTAACTCCCTTAAAGTTTTTAGTTAGTCTAAAAACCCTAAATTTAAACTCTAATCAAATTTCTGATTTAACCCCCCTTTCCGCCTTAACTGATTTAACCCAACTGCATTTGAGTGCTAACCAAATTGTTGATATTCGTCCGTTATCCTCCTTAACCCAGCTAACTCAATTAGATCTCAGTGTTAATCAAATTTCTGATCTGACTTTCTTATCTAATTTAACCAATCTTACCGACCTAGCATTATTCAAAAACCAAATTTCTGATCTGAGTCCCTTAAATACATTAACTCAACTTACGCGACTTCAACTATTTACTAATCAAATTGCTAATCTCAGCCCTTTAGCCAAGTTAACCCGTTTAAAAGAACTGCATTTAGATTCAAATCCCCTGGGTGATATTCGCGCTTTAACCCCTTTAAAAAACTTAACAGAACTGCATTTAGATTCCACTCAAATTAAAGATATTCAAGCCTTATCCTCCTTAACTCAGTTAGATAAACTGTATTTAAACTCTAATCAAATTTCTAACTTGAGTTTCTTAGAAAATTTAACCCAACTGACTGAACTTTATATTAAATCTAATAAAATTATCACGATTCCTTCTTTAGAATCCTTAACCAACCTCAAAATTCTAGCGTTAAACGCAAATCAAATTTCAAGCTTAAATTTTTTAGCAACTCTAACCCAATTAAATAAACTGTACCTTACATCTAATAATATTCAAGATATTAGTCCTTTATCCAACTTAACCAACCTTCAAGAACTTTATCTCAATGATAATCAAATTTCTAACCTGACTCCTCTATCTTCCTTAAAAAATTTAGTGGTTCTTGATTTAAGCCAAAATCAAATATCCGAATTAAAACCCCTCTCCCCTTTAAGGAATTTAACTCAACTCAATATTAGTTCAAATCAAATTAAAAGTCTTGACCCGTTAGCGTCTTTAACAAATTTAACAGATTTGAATGCAAACCAAAATCAAATTATTGATATTAAGTCTATCTCTTCCTTAAAAGCCCTTAAAACCTTAGATTTAAGTCAAAATCAAATTAACAGTTTAAATTCCCTCTCTTCTCTGAAGAATTTACATACAGTTTCCTTGCAAAAAAATAAAATTTCAGAAGTCAAATCCTTATCCGGGTTAAACCAGTTAAAAGAATTGAACTTAATCGGAAATCCGCTTTCAAAAAAAGAATGTCCCGTTTCTCCTGAATCCATTTGTTTGTTTTAA
- a CDS encoding FIST signal transduction protein: MRWVSALSQRPSLEAAIKEVVELAQDHLRASPDLGLVFISSAFASDYSRLMPLLQEQLCLPTLIGCGAGGVVGMNSRHQAQEIEGEPALSLMLAHLPDVKVHPFHLSADDLPDLDSPPDQWVDLIGVKPEDQPQFIVLVDPYFGQINDFLQGLDYAYPGSVKVGGLASTGVMGGTTGVFCGSRLYSEEIVGLALHGNIVIETIVAQGCRPIGYPYRVTQGERNIVLEVETQAEDADLEMASSGVSVRLSPLEALQDLVQDLNEEDRQLAQNSLFVGVVRDEFKQKLEPGDFLIRNLIGVDPRAGAIAIGDRVRPGQRIQFHLRDSRTSAEDLELLMERYQRQASSFPEEMTNAAALMFSCLGRGEGLYGEPNFDSELFRRYLNIPLSGFFCNGEIGPVGNGTFLHGYTSVFGICRQRKN, encoded by the coding sequence CAGATTTAGGCTTAGTCTTTATTTCCTCTGCCTTTGCTAGTGACTATTCCAGATTAATGCCGTTACTCCAAGAACAGCTTTGTCTTCCCACTTTGATTGGTTGTGGTGCTGGGGGGGTTGTAGGGATGAATTCTAGGCACCAAGCTCAAGAAATCGAGGGAGAACCTGCTCTCAGTTTGATGTTGGCCCATTTGCCTGATGTTAAAGTTCATCCGTTTCATTTATCCGCCGACGATTTACCCGATTTGGATAGTCCCCCGGATCAGTGGGTGGACTTAATTGGGGTAAAACCGGAAGATCAGCCGCAATTTATTGTTCTCGTTGATCCGTATTTCGGTCAAATCAATGATTTTTTGCAAGGTTTAGATTATGCCTATCCGGGTTCGGTGAAAGTGGGAGGACTGGCCAGTACGGGTGTCATGGGAGGAACAACGGGAGTGTTTTGTGGTTCCCGACTGTACTCGGAAGAAATTGTCGGTTTAGCCTTGCACGGGAATATTGTGATTGAAACCATTGTTGCCCAAGGTTGCCGTCCCATTGGCTATCCCTATCGAGTCACCCAAGGGGAACGCAATATTGTCTTAGAAGTGGAAACTCAAGCAGAGGATGCGGATTTGGAAATGGCTTCTTCTGGGGTATCCGTGCGTTTATCCCCCTTAGAAGCGTTGCAAGACCTAGTACAGGACTTAAACGAAGAAGATCGACAACTTGCTCAAAATTCCCTGTTTGTTGGGGTTGTGCGGGATGAATTTAAACAAAAATTAGAACCGGGAGATTTTTTAATCCGTAATTTAATTGGGGTTGATCCTAGGGCTGGGGCCATTGCCATTGGCGATCGCGTTCGTCCAGGACAACGGATTCAATTTCACCTGCGCGATTCTCGCACCTCCGCAGAAGATTTAGAATTGTTAATGGAACGCTATCAACGACAAGCTTCTTCTTTTCCCGAAGAAATGACCAATGCGGCGGCGTTAATGTTTTCTTGTTTAGGACGGGGAGAGGGACTTTATGGGGAACCTAACTTTGATTCTGAACTCTTCCGACGGTATTTGAACATTCCTCTGAGTGGCTTTTTCTGTAATGGTGAGATTGGCCCGGTTGGAAATGGAACATTTTTGCATGGTTATACCTCGGTCTTTGGCATTTGTCGGCAAAGGAAAAATTAA
- a CDS encoding DUF4870 domain-containing protein produces MKGLLSFHGALDMDRDQRLILSAFSHGAIFFSATIVAIGIPIGILFFSKDPVVKANARESLNFHINLYIYGFVFWILTFLLIGFPLLLVLALVSFIMPILAIISVVSNPDKPYSYPFIFRIIEG; encoded by the coding sequence ATGAAGGGGTTATTGAGTTTTCATGGAGCGTTAGACATGGATCGAGATCAACGGCTAATTTTATCAGCATTTAGTCATGGTGCAATTTTCTTTAGTGCTACGATAGTCGCCATTGGAATTCCCATTGGCATTTTATTTTTCTCCAAAGATCCGGTTGTTAAAGCAAACGCGAGAGAATCGTTAAATTTTCATATTAATTTATACATTTATGGATTTGTATTCTGGATTCTCACCTTTCTATTAATTGGATTTCCTTTATTATTGGTTTTAGCCCTCGTTAGTTTTATTATGCCCATTTTGGCAATTATTTCTGTGGTTTCTAACCCGGATAAACCCTATTCTTATCCATTCATTTTTCGGATTATTGAAGGATAA